The Paracoccus liaowanqingii genome window below encodes:
- a CDS encoding electron transfer flavoprotein subunit alpha/FixB family protein translates to MAVLLLAEVTGGELNRDATAKAVSAVTALGEVTVLCAGAQARAAADAAATIAGVARVLVAEAPLYGHRLAEPTAALLVSLAGDYSHIVAPATTDAKNIMPRVAALLDVMVISEVSAAIDADTFERPVYAGNAIQTVTSSDATKVMTIRIASFDAAGEGPAAPVADATPGADPALSSWLSDETAESDRPDLTSAGRVVSGGRALGSKEQFVMIEQLADKLGAAVGASRAAVDSGYAPNDWQVGQTGKVVAPDLYVAVGISGAIQHLAGMKDSKVIVAINKDEEAPIFQVADYGLVGDLFTLVPELTEKL, encoded by the coding sequence GCGAGGTCACCGTGCTCTGCGCCGGGGCCCAGGCCCGCGCCGCCGCCGATGCCGCCGCGACCATCGCCGGGGTCGCCCGCGTCCTGGTGGCCGAGGCGCCGCTCTACGGTCACCGCCTGGCCGAACCGACCGCGGCGCTTCTGGTGTCGCTGGCGGGCGACTACAGCCACATCGTCGCCCCCGCCACGACGGACGCCAAGAACATCATGCCCCGCGTTGCGGCGCTTCTGGACGTGATGGTCATCTCCGAGGTTTCGGCGGCCATCGACGCGGACACGTTCGAACGCCCGGTCTATGCGGGCAACGCGATCCAGACGGTCACGTCCTCGGACGCCACCAAGGTCATGACCATCCGCATCGCCAGCTTCGACGCCGCGGGCGAGGGCCCCGCCGCCCCCGTCGCGGACGCGACCCCGGGCGCCGACCCGGCCCTGTCCAGCTGGCTCTCCGACGAGACCGCCGAAAGCGACCGCCCCGACCTGACCTCGGCGGGCCGCGTCGTCTCGGGCGGCCGCGCCTTGGGCTCCAAGGAGCAGTTCGTGATGATCGAGCAGCTGGCCGACAAGCTGGGCGCCGCCGTCGGCGCCAGCCGCGCTGCCGTCGATTCGGGCTATGCCCCCAACGACTGGCAGGTCGGCCAGACCGGCAAGGTCGTCGCCCCCGACCTCTATGTCGCGGTCGGCATCTCGGGCGCCATCCAGCACCTCGCTGGCATGAAGGACAGCAAGGTGATCGTGGCCATCAACAAGGACGAGGAAGCCCCGATCTTCCAGGTCGCCGATTACGGCCTCGTGGGCGATCTCTTCACCCTCGTCCCCGAACTGACCGAGAAACTCTGA
- a CDS encoding 3-hydroxybutyryl-CoA dehydrogenase, translating into MTVQTVGVIGAGQMGNGIAHVFAVAGYDVLLTDISRDALDKAIALIDRNLERQVSRDKITAEVKATAMGHIRTTLKLSDLGQCDLVIEAATERETVKQAIFEDLVPHLKPETILTSNTSSISITRLASRTDRPEKFMGFHFMNPVPVMQLVELIRGIATDEPTYKALHAVVEKLGKTSATAEDFPAFIVNRILMPMINEAVYTLYEGVGSVSSIDSAMKLGTNHPMGPLELADFIGLDTCLAIMNVLHDGLADTKYRPCPLLTKYVEAGWLGRKTGRGFYDYRGETPVPTR; encoded by the coding sequence ATGACGGTTCAAACGGTGGGCGTGATCGGCGCGGGTCAGATGGGCAACGGCATCGCCCATGTCTTCGCCGTGGCCGGTTACGACGTTCTCTTGACCGACATCAGCCGCGACGCGCTGGACAAGGCCATCGCGCTGATCGACCGCAACCTGGAACGCCAGGTCAGCCGCGACAAGATCACCGCCGAGGTGAAGGCCACTGCCATGGGCCATATCCGCACCACGCTCAAGCTCTCCGATCTGGGCCAGTGCGACCTGGTGATCGAGGCCGCCACCGAACGCGAGACCGTCAAGCAGGCGATCTTCGAGGATCTGGTCCCGCATCTGAAGCCCGAGACGATCCTGACCTCGAACACCTCCTCGATCTCGATCACACGCCTCGCCTCGCGCACCGACCGCCCCGAGAAGTTCATGGGCTTCCACTTCATGAACCCCGTGCCGGTCATGCAGCTGGTCGAGCTGATCCGCGGCATCGCCACAGACGAGCCGACCTACAAGGCGCTGCATGCCGTGGTCGAGAAGCTGGGCAAGACCTCGGCCACCGCCGAGGATTTCCCCGCCTTCATCGTCAACCGCATCCTGATGCCGATGATCAACGAGGCGGTCTACACGCTCTACGAGGGCGTGGGCTCGGTCAGCTCGATCGACAGCGCGATGAAGCTGGGCACCAACCACCCGATGGGCCCGCTGGAACTGGCCGATTTCATCGGCCTGGACACCTGCCTCGCGATCATGAACGTGCTCCATGACGGGCTGGCGGACACGAAATACCGCCCCTGCCCGCTTCTGACCAAGTATGTCGAGGCCGGGTGGCTGGGCCGCAAGACCGGCCGGGGTTTTTACGACTATCGGGGCGAGACGCCCGTTCCGACCCGCTGA
- the choX gene encoding choline ABC transporter substrate-binding protein, which yields MTRPILAAMALTALTALPAWAQDADSCATVRLSDPGWTDITATNGVAAALLEALGYTPDIATLSVPVGYEALKGAQTDVFLGNWMPAQASFRADLDADGGVTELVQNLEGAKFTLAVNPAAVALGVAHFADLDAHRDAFEGKIYGIEPGAPANQNIQGMIDADTFGLGDWELVESGEQAMLAQVTRNDDTPTVFLAWAPHPMNEAIEITYLSGGDAQFGPDFGGATVHTLARAEWAESCPNAARLFTQLVFDVTMENQLMGAILDDGADPQEAARDWMADNTDALAPWLDGVTTLDGQPGLDAVQAAVAG from the coding sequence ATGACCCGACCGATCCTCGCCGCCATGGCGCTGACCGCCCTCACGGCTCTGCCCGCATGGGCCCAGGATGCCGACAGCTGCGCGACGGTGCGCCTGTCCGATCCCGGCTGGACGGACATCACCGCCACCAACGGCGTGGCGGCGGCGCTGCTGGAGGCGCTCGGCTACACGCCCGACATCGCCACCCTGTCGGTGCCGGTGGGCTACGAGGCCCTCAAGGGCGCGCAGACCGACGTGTTCCTGGGCAACTGGATGCCCGCGCAGGCCAGCTTCCGCGCCGATCTGGACGCCGATGGCGGCGTTACCGAACTGGTGCAGAACCTCGAGGGCGCCAAGTTCACGCTGGCCGTCAACCCGGCGGCTGTGGCCCTCGGCGTGGCCCATTTCGCCGATCTGGACGCCCATCGCGACGCGTTCGAGGGCAAGATCTACGGCATCGAGCCCGGCGCGCCGGCCAACCAGAACATCCAGGGCATGATCGACGCCGACACCTTCGGCCTGGGCGATTGGGAGCTGGTCGAGTCCGGCGAACAGGCGATGCTGGCGCAGGTGACCCGCAACGACGACACCCCGACGGTCTTCCTGGCTTGGGCGCCCCACCCGATGAACGAGGCGATCGAGATCACCTATCTGTCGGGCGGCGACGCGCAGTTCGGGCCCGATTTCGGCGGCGCCACCGTCCACACGCTGGCCCGCGCCGAATGGGCCGAGAGCTGCCCCAATGCCGCGCGACTCTTCACGCAGCTGGTCTTCGACGTGACGATGGAAAACCAGCTGATGGGCGCGATCCTGGACGACGGCGCCGATCCGCAGGAGGCCGCGCGCGACTGGATGGCCGACAACACCGACGCGCTGGCCCCGTGGCTGGACGGCGTGACCACGCTGGACGGCCAGCCGGGACTTGACGCGGTGCAGGCGGCGGTGGCCGGATAG
- the betC gene encoding choline-sulfatase — MQPNILILMADQLSGVLFPDGPAPFLHTPNLRRLALRSARYANAYTASPLCAPGRASFMSGQLPRRTRVYDNAAEFASDIPTYAHHLRRAGYRTCLSGKMHFVGPDQLHGFEERLTTDIYPADFGWTPDYRKPGERIDWWYHNLGSVTGAGVAEITNQLDYDDDVAHQACRKLYDLARSGDDRPWCLTASFTHPHDPFVARRRYWDLYEGVPELEPPALIPYADMDPHAQRLMDACDAQAFDITDDQIRRARQGYFANISYVDDKIGQILDVLDATGQQDTIILFLSDHGEMLGERGLWFKMNFFEGSARVPLMIAAPGMAPARVDQPVSTLDVLPTLGDLAGLPMDGIAPWTDGVSLAGGGDRGPVPMEYAAEGSITPLVALRDGRWKYTACRADPEQLFDLQADPGERTNLAPDPAHAATLARFREMAAQRWDLDAYDAEVRQSQARRWIVYEALRNGAYYPWDHQPLQRASEQYMRNHMDLNDLEETRRFPRGE, encoded by the coding sequence GTGCAGCCCAATATCCTGATCCTCATGGCGGACCAGCTGTCGGGGGTCCTGTTCCCCGACGGCCCCGCCCCGTTCCTGCACACCCCCAACCTGCGGCGGCTGGCCCTGCGGTCCGCCCGCTACGCCAACGCCTACACCGCCAGCCCTCTCTGCGCGCCGGGGCGGGCCAGCTTCATGTCGGGCCAGCTGCCCCGCCGCACGCGGGTCTACGACAACGCGGCCGAGTTCGCTTCCGACATCCCGACCTATGCCCATCACCTGCGCCGGGCGGGCTATCGCACCTGCCTGTCGGGCAAGATGCATTTCGTCGGCCCCGACCAGCTGCACGGCTTCGAGGAGCGGCTGACCACCGACATCTATCCCGCCGATTTCGGCTGGACCCCGGATTATCGCAAGCCCGGGGAACGGATCGACTGGTGGTATCACAACCTGGGCTCGGTCACCGGCGCCGGCGTGGCTGAGATCACCAACCAGCTGGATTACGACGACGACGTGGCCCATCAGGCCTGCCGCAAGCTCTATGATCTGGCCCGCAGCGGCGACGACCGGCCCTGGTGCCTGACGGCCAGCTTCACCCATCCCCACGACCCCTTCGTGGCGCGCCGCCGCTACTGGGACCTCTACGAGGGCGTGCCCGAACTGGAGCCGCCCGCGCTCATCCCCTACGCGGACATGGACCCCCATGCGCAGCGCCTGATGGATGCCTGCGACGCGCAGGCCTTCGACATCACGGACGACCAGATCCGCCGCGCGCGCCAAGGCTATTTCGCCAATATCAGCTATGTCGACGACAAGATCGGCCAGATCCTCGACGTGCTGGACGCCACCGGCCAGCAGGACACGATCATCCTGTTCCTGTCTGATCATGGCGAGATGCTGGGCGAGCGGGGGTTGTGGTTCAAGATGAACTTCTTCGAGGGCTCGGCCCGCGTGCCACTGATGATCGCGGCGCCGGGCATGGCGCCGGCGCGCGTCGATCAGCCGGTCAGCACGCTGGACGTGCTGCCCACGCTCGGCGATCTGGCCGGGCTGCCAATGGACGGGATCGCGCCTTGGACCGATGGCGTCTCGCTGGCGGGCGGCGGGGATCGCGGCCCCGTGCCGATGGAATACGCGGCCGAGGGCAGCATCACCCCCCTGGTGGCCCTACGCGACGGGCGCTGGAAATACACCGCCTGCCGCGCCGATCCCGAACAGCTGTTCGACCTGCAGGCCGATCCCGGGGAACGCACCAACCTGGCCCCGGACCCCGCCCATGCCGCGACGCTGGCGCGCTTCCGCGAAATGGCCGCGCAACGATGGGATCTGGACGCCTATGACGCCGAGGTGCGCCAGTCCCAGGCCCGCCGCTGGATCGTCTACGAGGCGCTGCGCAACGGCGCCTACTACCCCTGGGACCACCAGCCCCTGCAGCGCGCGTCCGAGCAGTACATGCGCAACCACATGGACCTGAACGACCTGGAAGAGACCCGACGCTTCCCGCGCGGAGAATAG
- a CDS encoding DUF2852 domain-containing protein, protein MTTATPVLRPISTGQRLGDVLMRARDWLDARGRPAWIVAMILGFIAFWPLGLALLTYMIWSKRMFGCSKRGTFTPHVAQSTGNTAFDAYRAETLKRLEDEHREFMDFLAKLREAKDKSEFDQFMDKRTAKADA, encoded by the coding sequence ATGACCACCGCAACCCCCGTGCTCCGCCCGATCTCGACCGGGCAGCGCCTCGGCGATGTGCTGATGCGCGCCCGCGACTGGCTGGACGCGCGCGGCCGCCCCGCCTGGATCGTCGCGATGATCCTGGGCTTCATCGCCTTCTGGCCCCTGGGCCTGGCCCTTCTGACCTACATGATCTGGAGCAAGCGCATGTTCGGATGCAGCAAACGCGGCACGTTCACCCCCCATGTCGCCCAATCGACGGGCAACACCGCCTTCGACGCCTATCGCGCCGAGACGCTGAAGCGCCTCGAAGACGAGCATCGCGAGTTCATGGATTTCCTGGCCAAGCTGCGCGAGGCCAAGGACAAGTCGGAATTCGACCAGTTCATGGACAAGCGCACCGCCAAGGCCGACGCGTAA
- a CDS encoding TetR/AcrR family transcriptional regulator: MPDPTSRDRKTYHHGNLRQALVEASATLVEEQGPQAFTLTEAARRAGVSAAAPYRHFKGRDDLLEELARQGFLEFADKLQLAFDDGRPRPLSAFLRMGQAYLDFAAERPGHYMAMFESGISIAGNADLAAASGRAQGVLISAAEALAARLPEGSRPPSRMVASHIWALSHGVVELFGRGKPGSRSPVEPSEMLESGAIIYLRGLGLIQD, translated from the coding sequence GTGCCCGATCCGACCTCCCGCGACCGCAAGACCTATCACCACGGCAACCTGCGCCAGGCGCTGGTCGAGGCCAGCGCCACCCTGGTCGAGGAGCAGGGCCCGCAGGCCTTCACCCTGACCGAGGCCGCGCGCCGGGCGGGCGTGTCCGCCGCCGCGCCCTATCGCCACTTCAAGGGCCGCGACGACCTGCTGGAGGAGCTGGCGCGGCAGGGTTTCCTGGAATTCGCCGACAAGTTGCAGCTGGCCTTCGACGACGGCCGCCCGCGCCCGCTGAGCGCCTTCCTGCGGATGGGGCAGGCCTATCTGGATTTCGCCGCCGAACGGCCCGGGCATTACATGGCGATGTTCGAATCCGGCATCTCGATCGCCGGGAATGCCGATCTGGCCGCCGCCTCGGGGCGGGCGCAGGGGGTGCTGATCTCGGCCGCCGAGGCGCTGGCCGCGCGCCTGCCCGAGGGCAGCCGCCCCCCGTCGCGTATGGTCGCCAGCCATATCTGGGCGCTGAGCCATGGCGTGGTCGAGCTGTTCGGGCGCGGCAAGCCCGGCAGCCGCAGCCCCGTCGAGCCGTCCGAGATGCTGGAAAGCGGCGCGATCATCTATCTGCGCGGGCTGGGCCTGATCCAGGACTGA
- a CDS encoding HPr family phosphocarrier protein, producing the protein MTGPVTRDLSIINVKGLHARASAKFVDVVERFDAQAQVEKDGMSVSGDSIMGLLMLTAPRGSQIRVTTTGPQASDLADALEALVGDFFGEGM; encoded by the coding sequence ATGACCGGCCCCGTCACGCGCGATCTGTCGATCATCAACGTCAAGGGCCTGCACGCGCGGGCCAGCGCCAAGTTCGTGGACGTGGTCGAGCGCTTCGACGCGCAGGCGCAGGTCGAGAAGGACGGGATGAGCGTCTCGGGCGATTCGATCATGGGCCTGCTGATGCTGACCGCGCCGCGTGGCAGCCAGATCCGGGTGACGACCACCGGGCCGCAGGCCTCCGATCTGGCCGACGCGCTGGAGGCCCTTGTCGGGGACTTCTTCGGCGAAGGCATGTAG
- a CDS encoding PTS sugar transporter subunit IIA gives MIGIVIVAHGGLAREYLSAVEHVVGPQTGIAAVAIEDDHDRAAKTAEIKAAADAVDLGDGVVLVTDLFGGSPSNLSLPACAVEDRAILYGANLPMLVKLAKSRHLSVPIAVGFAKEAGRKYINSYNVPPEAASGGGRFAR, from the coding sequence TTGATCGGAATTGTCATCGTAGCGCATGGCGGTCTGGCGCGGGAATATCTTTCCGCGGTGGAACATGTCGTGGGCCCGCAGACGGGCATTGCCGCGGTCGCGATCGAGGACGATCACGACCGCGCGGCCAAGACTGCGGAAATCAAGGCGGCGGCGGATGCCGTCGATCTGGGCGACGGGGTCGTGCTGGTGACGGACCTGTTCGGCGGCTCGCCCTCGAACCTGTCGCTGCCGGCCTGCGCGGTCGAGGACCGGGCGATCCTGTACGGGGCGAACCTGCCGATGCTGGTCAAGCTGGCCAAGTCGCGCCACCTGTCGGTGCCCATCGCCGTGGGCTTCGCCAAGGAGGCCGGGCGCAAGTACATCAACAGCTACAACGTCCCGCCCGAGGCGGCATCGGGCGGCGGGCGGTTCGCCCGATGA
- the rapZ gene encoding RNase adapter RapZ: MVQDAFEEQAALRVQRLVLVTGPSGAGRSTAINVLEDLGFEAIDNLPLSLIPRLLDGPARPVPLALGLDVRNRDFSAFNVIELIDRLTRRPDYAPEVLYLDCDADVLVRRYNETRRRHPLAPDEAPLAGVLAEIDLLAPILARADVLVDTTELSPHDLKAELTRWFDLRPDRRLSVSLHSFSFKRGVPRGLDLMFDCRFLANPHWEPGLRPLDGRDGRVQGHVAADPRFAEFFDRTRGLIQFLLPAHMDEGKSHLAVGFGCTGGQHRSVTLVEKMALALAEAGWPVSIRHRELERRIMVPPSGTDTLPTSGAKPLQGHAS, translated from the coding sequence ATGGTTCAGGACGCTTTCGAGGAACAGGCCGCCCTGCGGGTGCAGCGGCTGGTCTTGGTCACCGGACCCTCGGGCGCGGGGCGGTCCACCGCCATCAACGTGCTGGAGGATCTGGGATTCGAGGCGATCGACAACCTGCCTTTGTCGCTGATCCCCCGCCTGCTGGACGGCCCGGCGCGGCCCGTGCCGCTGGCCTTGGGGCTGGACGTCCGGAACCGCGACTTCTCGGCCTTCAACGTGATCGAGCTGATCGACCGGCTGACCCGGCGCCCCGACTACGCGCCCGAGGTCCTGTATCTGGATTGCGACGCCGACGTGCTGGTGCGCCGCTACAACGAGACGCGCCGCCGCCACCCGCTGGCCCCCGACGAGGCGCCGCTGGCGGGCGTGCTGGCCGAGATCGACCTGCTGGCGCCGATCCTGGCGCGGGCCGACGTGCTGGTCGACACGACCGAGCTGTCGCCCCACGACCTCAAGGCCGAGCTGACGCGCTGGTTCGACCTGCGGCCCGACCGGCGGCTGAGCGTGTCGCTGCATTCCTTCAGCTTCAAGCGCGGCGTGCCGCGCGGGCTGGACCTGATGTTCGACTGCCGCTTCTTGGCCAACCCGCATTGGGAGCCGGGCCTGCGGCCGCTGGACGGGCGCGACGGGCGCGTGCAGGGCCATGTCGCGGCCGATCCGCGATTCGCGGAATTCTTCGACCGGACGCGCGGGCTGATCCAGTTCCTGCTGCCCGCCCATATGGACGAGGGCAAATCGCATCTGGCGGTGGGCTTCGGCTGTACCGGCGGGCAACACCGTTCCGTCACTTTGGTGGAAAAAATGGCGCTGGCGCTTGCAGAGGCAGGCTGGCCGGTGTCAATAAGACACAGGGAACTTGAGCGGCGGATCATGGTGCCGCCGTCCGGCACGGACACCCTGCCCACAAGCGGGGCAAAACCGCTGCAAGGGCACGCATCATGA
- a CDS encoding HPr kinase/phosphorylase: MMQLHATTVALEGRGLVILGPSGSGKSGLALELMAVGAVLVADDRTDLRLQQGRLIAQAPPALSGRIEARGWGSCGRIPRRRCRSGWPATWGAGKRIACHRCTTKIGWGSGFRLCWGPIDRIFALHCGS, translated from the coding sequence ATGATGCAGCTGCATGCGACGACCGTGGCGCTGGAGGGGCGGGGGCTGGTGATCCTGGGCCCCTCGGGGTCGGGCAAGTCCGGCCTGGCGCTGGAGCTGATGGCCGTGGGGGCCGTGCTGGTCGCAGACGACCGCACCGACCTGCGGTTGCAGCAGGGTCGGCTGATCGCGCAGGCGCCCCCCGCGCTGTCGGGCCGGATCGAGGCGCGGGGGTGGGGATCCTGTGGGCGCATCCCTCGCCGCCGGTGCCGGTCGGGCTGGCCTGCGACCTGGGGCGCCGGGAAGAGGATCGCCTGCCACAGATGCACCACCAAGATTGGCTGGGGGTCCGGGTTTCGCTTGTGCTGGGGCCCTATCGACCGCATCTTTGCGCTGCACTGCGGCAGCTGA
- a CDS encoding phosphoenolpyruvate carboxykinase, producing the protein MTTRVNPTCRLEDQGIAGLGQVHYNLLEPALMTQAVARGEGQLGLGGTFLVSTGAHTGRSPKDKFVVRTAAVEDQIWWENNKPMAPEAFDLLHADMLAHMKGRDYFVQDLFAGADADNRLDVRVVTEMAWHGLFIRHLLRRPEADELASFTPEFTIINCPGFQADPARHGCRSQTVIAMNFEKKLILIANTAYAGENKKSVFTLLNYLLPEKGIMPMHCSANHAPGDPDDAAVFFGLSGTGKTTLSADPSRVLIGDDEHGWSDTGIFNFEGGCYAKTINLSAKAEPEIHATTTRFGTVIENMVFDADSLELDFEDNSITDNMRCAYPLDAISNASPTSLGGHPKNIIMLTCDAYGVLPPIARLTPAQAMYHFLSGFTSKTPGTEVGVVEPLPTFSTCFGAPFMPRRPEVYGKLLADKIAQHGASCWLVNTGWTGGAFGTGKRMPIAATRALLAAALDGSLNEVEFRKDPNFGFEVPVSVPGVSEVLLDPRQTWAEPAAYYAQARKLVQMFSDNFAQYLDGIDDEVRAAAIG; encoded by the coding sequence ATGACGACGCGCGTAAACCCCACATGCAGGCTGGAAGATCAGGGCATCGCGGGGCTGGGCCAGGTCCATTACAACCTGCTGGAACCCGCCCTGATGACCCAGGCCGTCGCGCGCGGTGAAGGCCAGCTGGGCCTGGGCGGCACCTTTCTCGTCTCGACCGGCGCCCATACCGGCCGCTCGCCCAAGGACAAGTTCGTCGTCCGCACGGCCGCGGTCGAGGACCAGATCTGGTGGGAGAACAACAAGCCGATGGCCCCCGAGGCCTTCGACCTGCTGCATGCCGACATGCTGGCGCACATGAAGGGCCGCGACTACTTCGTGCAGGACCTGTTCGCGGGCGCCGATGCCGACAACCGCCTCGACGTGCGCGTCGTGACCGAGATGGCGTGGCACGGCCTGTTCATCCGCCACCTGCTGCGCCGCCCCGAGGCGGACGAACTGGCGAGCTTCACCCCCGAATTCACGATCATCAACTGCCCGGGCTTCCAGGCCGACCCGGCCCGCCACGGCTGCCGGTCCCAGACCGTGATCGCGATGAACTTCGAGAAGAAACTGATCCTGATCGCCAACACCGCCTATGCCGGCGAGAACAAGAAATCCGTCTTCACGCTGCTGAACTACCTGCTGCCCGAAAAGGGCATCATGCCCATGCATTGCAGCGCCAACCACGCGCCGGGCGATCCCGACGACGCGGCGGTGTTCTTCGGCCTCTCGGGCACCGGCAAGACGACGCTGTCGGCCGATCCCTCGCGCGTGCTGATCGGCGACGACGAACATGGCTGGTCCGACACCGGCATCTTCAACTTCGAGGGCGGCTGCTACGCCAAGACGATCAACCTCTCGGCCAAGGCCGAGCCCGAGATCCACGCCACCACCACCCGCTTCGGCACCGTGATCGAGAACATGGTCTTCGACGCCGACAGCCTGGAGCTGGATTTCGAGGACAACTCGATCACCGACAACATGCGCTGCGCCTATCCGCTTGACGCGATCTCGAACGCCTCGCCGACCAGCCTGGGCGGGCATCCCAAGAACATCATCATGCTGACCTGCGACGCCTATGGCGTGCTGCCGCCCATCGCGCGGCTGACGCCGGCGCAGGCCATGTATCACTTCCTGTCGGGCTTCACCTCCAAGACCCCGGGCACCGAGGTCGGGGTGGTCGAACCGCTGCCCACCTTCTCGACCTGCTTCGGCGCCCCCTTCATGCCGCGCCGCCCCGAGGTCTATGGCAAGCTGCTGGCCGACAAGATCGCCCAGCACGGCGCCAGTTGCTGGCTGGTCAACACCGGCTGGACCGGCGGCGCCTTCGGCACCGGCAAGCGCATGCCCATCGCCGCGACCCGGGCCCTGCTGGCCGCGGCGCTGGACGGCAGCCTGAACGAGGTCGAGTTCCGAAAGGACCCGAACTTCGGCTTCGAGGTCCCCGTCAGCGTCCCCGGCGTCTCCGAGGTGCTGCTGGATCCCCGCCAGACCTGGGCCGAGCCCGCCGCCTATTACGCGCAGGCGAGGAAGCTGGTGCAGATGTTCTCGGACAACTTCGCCCAGTACCTGGACGGCATCGACGACGAGGTCCGCGCCGCCGCCATCGGCTGA
- the argF gene encoding ornithine carbamoyltransferase: MTHFLDIHTTDRAALRSIIDTARAMKTARNSRPKGTPDDDQPLAGRMVALIFEKPSTRTRVSFDVGVRQMGGQTMILSGSEMQLGHGETIADTARVLSRYVDLIMIRTFEEATLLEMAEYATVPVINGLTNRTHPCQIMADVMTFEEHRGNIAGKKVVWSGDGNNVFASFAHAAGQFGFDLIFTGPPPLDPERACLDYAAAQGHPVTIERDPARAVVGADLVVTDTWVSMHDPQSAKERRHNQLRGYQINQALMDQARPDALFMHCLPAHREDEVTSAVMDGPASVIWDEAENRLHAQKAIMRHCLGL; this comes from the coding sequence ATGACCCATTTCCTGGATATCCACACGACCGACCGGGCCGCGCTGCGGTCCATCATCGACACCGCCCGCGCGATGAAGACCGCCCGCAACAGCCGCCCCAAGGGCACGCCCGACGACGACCAGCCGCTGGCGGGCCGCATGGTCGCGCTGATCTTCGAGAAGCCCTCGACCCGCACCCGCGTCAGCTTCGACGTGGGCGTGCGCCAGATGGGCGGCCAGACGATGATCCTGTCGGGATCCGAGATGCAGCTGGGCCATGGCGAGACGATCGCCGACACCGCCCGCGTGCTGTCGCGCTATGTCGACCTGATCATGATCCGCACTTTTGAGGAGGCCACCCTGCTGGAGATGGCGGAATACGCCACCGTGCCGGTCATCAACGGGCTGACGAACCGCACCCATCCCTGCCAGATCATGGCCGACGTGATGACCTTCGAGGAACATCGCGGCAATATCGCGGGCAAGAAGGTGGTCTGGTCGGGCGACGGCAACAACGTCTTCGCCAGCTTCGCCCATGCGGCGGGGCAGTTCGGGTTCGACCTGATCTTCACCGGTCCGCCGCCGCTGGACCCGGAACGCGCCTGCTTGGACTATGCGGCGGCGCAGGGCCATCCGGTCACCATCGAGCGCGACCCGGCCCGCGCGGTGGTCGGCGCCGATCTGGTCGTGACCGACACCTGGGTCAGCATGCATGATCCGCAATCCGCCAAGGAGCGCCGCCACAACCAGCTGCGCGGATACCAGATCAACCAGGCGCTGATGGACCAGGCCCGCCCCGACGCGCTGTTCATGCACTGCCTGCCGGCGCATCGCGAGGACGAGGTGACCAGCGCGGTCATGGACGGCCCGGCCTCGGTCATCTGGGACGAGGCCGAGAACCGCCTGCACGCGCAGAAGGCCATCATGCGGCACTGCCTGGGCCTGTGA